The Patescibacteria group bacterium genome includes a region encoding these proteins:
- the recO gene encoding DNA repair protein RecO, translated as MSTFNTIGFVLSNYDFREADKIFSIYTATHGKIEGLAAGVRKIKSKLRAHLEPFSVVDIMIAHGRHYDRLIGATQQKNYKRIKSNYRLLIISYQLLEIVDQLTKLHHPDSRIFNLLKEAFDFYETHDFTSSLLNLSNNNEIIEQFNNLTIEQSDNEIIGQSPQSNYQLSIINYQLFLRSYFILNFLSLLGYKPELEICVRCKTLVSENFHFSFHDGGVICKRCVANGDRQVSVESIGILKQYLSKNLKDCCDIGNDESSKLVDNFLLYHLDRPLKTSILVKAEEQESLAIRDQSV; from the coding sequence ATGTCCACATTCAACACTATAGGTTTTGTGTTATCCAATTACGACTTTCGCGAAGCTGATAAAATTTTTTCCATCTATACCGCGACTCACGGGAAAATCGAGGGCTTGGCTGCCGGTGTGCGCAAAATCAAATCTAAGCTTCGGGCTCATTTAGAGCCCTTTTCTGTCGTAGACATAATGATTGCTCATGGCCGGCATTATGACCGTTTGATTGGCGCAACCCAACAAAAAAATTATAAAAGGATTAAAAGCAATTATCGATTATTAATTATCAGTTATCAATTATTAGAAATCGTTGACCAGCTCACCAAACTCCATCACCCCGACTCTCGCATTTTTAATCTTCTTAAAGAAGCTTTTGATTTTTATGAAACTCACGATTTTACTTCCAGTCTTCTTAATCTCTCCAATAACAATGAAATAATAGAACAATTTAACAATTTAACAATCGAACAATCGGATAATGAAATAATAGGGCAATCCCCCCAATCCAATTATCAATTATCAATTATCAATTATCAATTATTTCTTCGTTCCTATTTTATCCTAAATTTTTTATCCCTGCTCGGCTACAAACCAGAACTGGAAATTTGTGTTCGCTGCAAAACTTTGGTTTCGGAGAATTTTCATTTTAGCTTTCATGATGGCGGCGTTATTTGTAAAAGGTGTGTTGCCAACGGAGACCGCCAGGTTTCTGTTGAATCCATCGGGATTTTAAAACAATATCTAAGCAAGAACTTAAAAGATTGCTGTGACATCGGTAATGACGAGTCATCAAAATTAGTTGATAATTTTTTGCTTTATCATTTGGATAGGCCGCTTAAAACTAGTATTTTAGTAAAGGCGGAGGAACAAGAATCCCTAGCTATCCGTGATCAATCCGTGTAA